In the Hordeum vulgare subsp. vulgare chromosome 7H, MorexV3_pseudomolecules_assembly, whole genome shotgun sequence genome, one interval contains:
- the LOC123409692 gene encoding uncharacterized protein LOC123409692, with the protein MEQALRDHAPAKAAGRRATRFTALELAAAEQLLHLSESSCSSGAAFTPRGSGTAASAAYSSSSPRSVNAPPAAAAGGPVVGFGADHEEEEEDEQEVGGRPRMSRRYRSIAEVYDATDPAGARRRKGKAVAGGPREVRRK; encoded by the coding sequence ATGGAACAGGCCCTCCGAGACCACGCGCCGGCCAAGGCGGCGGGACGCAGGGCGACGCGGTTCACGGCTCTGGAGCTCGCGGCGGCCGAGCAGCTCCTCCACCTCAGCGAGAGCAGCTGCTCCTCGGGCGCCGCCTTCACCCCGCGAGGATCGGGGACCGCGGCGTCGGccgcctactcctcctcctcgcctcGCTCCGTCAACGCTCCGCCCGCCGCAGCCGCGGGTGGCCCTGTCGTCGGCTTCGGCGCGgatcacgaggaggaggaggaggacgagcaggaggtggGCGGGAGGCCGCGGATGAGCAGGAGGTACCGCTCAATAGCGGAGGTGTACGACGCTACGGATCCGGCTGGAGCGCGCCGCAGAAAGGGCAAGGCCGTCGCCGGCGGCCCAAGGGAGGTGAGGAGGAAGTAG
- the LOC123413541 gene encoding uncharacterized protein LOC123413541 produces the protein MIRLLGKTNNLSQCLQLKNQNIVRAVGLIKTTLEDIQEIRQNGWDGLFKEVTDFCVKYNILVPNMEDTRTANGRSRSWGGQLVTYNHHFKIEIFNVLHDQLIVELNNRFAERSTQLLRCIACLDPKNSFANYNEDKLVDLANMYAADFSTYEVTFVLRNQLDSFIREARGDPHLMNCNDLGHLAMNMVKSDMHTTFPLVYRLVELALILPVATATVERAFSAMSIIKTGLRNKMGDDWMNHRMVCYIERDVFVSIEESKIIERFQGYRTRKGVLPRPTRKYSHFASIVNHFCLLYYVLIRISKF, from the coding sequence ATGATTAGATTATTGGGCAAGACTAACAAtctgtcacaatgcttgcaattgAAAAATCAAAATATTGTACGTGCTGTGGGATTGATTAAAACCACATTGGAGGATATTCAAGAGATAAGGCAGAATGGTTGGGATGGGCTCTTCAAAGAGGTAACAGACTTTTGTGTCAAATATAACATTCTAGTGCCAAATATGGAAGATACAAGGACTGCTAATGGCCGTTCAAGGTCTTGGGGTGGGCAATTGGTAACTTACAACCATCATTTCAAAATTGAAATATTCAATGTGTTGCATGATCAACTTATTGTGGAGTTGAACAACCGCTTTGCTGAAAGGTCTACTCAATTGTTGAGATGCATTGCTTGTCTTGATCCCAAGAATTCATTTGCCAATTATAATGAAGACAAGCTAGTAGATCTTGCTAATATGTATGCTGCTGACTTCTCTACATATGAAGTTACTTTTGTCCTTAGAAACCAACTAGACTCATTCATTCGGGAAGCAAGAGGTGATCCACATTTGATGAATTGCAAtgatcttggtcatcttgccatgAATATGGTTAAAAGTGATATGCACACAACTTTTCCCTTAGTTTACCGTCTGGTTGAGTTAGCATTGATTTTACCTGTTGCAACCGCAACCGTGGAAAGGGCATTCTCAGCAATGAGCATTATCAAGACCGGATTGAGGAACAAAATGGGTGATGATTGGATGAATCATAGAATGGTATGTTACATTGAGAGAGATGTATTTGTTAGTATCGAAGAATCCAAGATCATTGAGCGATTTCAAGGTTATCGCACACGTAAAGGTGTTTTGCCTCGTCCAACACGTAAGTATTCACATTTTGCATCTATTGTTAATCACTTTTGCCTGCTATATTATGTACTGATTCGCATTTCAAAATTTTGA